The proteins below are encoded in one region of Maribacter aestuarii:
- a CDS encoding pyridoxal phosphate-dependent decarboxylase family protein, which produces MNKSILESVYSPETFKEMGHRLVADLAEHLDDKLNEKTHKAIHWNEPDDELHFWQEFLKHGDKEELFKEITKRTTYVHHPNYIGHQVSPAAPITALTGMISSLLNNGMAVYEMGMAPSAIERVVTDVLCNKIGYSKRAKGFLTSGGTLANLTALLTARRAILKQDIWNNGNRSPIAIMVSEEAHYCVDRAAKIMGLGEQGIIKIPATANFQMDTSVLEEKHQEVRAKGIEVFAIVGSAPCTATGMFDDLDEIAAFAKKYKIWFHVDGAHGGAGVFSKKYKHTLKGIEKSDSVVIDGHKMMMMPTITTALLYKNGKYTNATFSQKADYLLTESEHEDWYNSGKKTFECTKTMMSIHWYTLLKMYGESVFEAYVTNLYDMGTHFASIIEKEPNFELAVKPMSNIVCFRFINSALDLNEHNRLNASIRQKLLEDGEFYIVQTKLRGIHFLRVTVMNPFTTEKHFNRLLDKIKDFAKNA; this is translated from the coding sequence ATGAACAAATCCATCCTGGAATCCGTTTATTCCCCAGAAACTTTTAAGGAAATGGGACATCGCCTGGTAGCTGACCTCGCTGAGCATTTAGACGATAAGCTTAATGAAAAAACCCATAAGGCCATTCATTGGAACGAACCCGATGATGAGTTGCATTTTTGGCAAGAGTTCTTAAAACATGGCGATAAGGAAGAACTTTTTAAGGAGATAACGAAAAGAACAACCTACGTCCATCACCCAAACTACATTGGGCACCAAGTAAGTCCAGCAGCTCCGATTACCGCCTTAACCGGCATGATCAGTTCTCTTTTGAACAACGGTATGGCCGTCTACGAAATGGGTATGGCACCCAGTGCGATAGAAAGAGTAGTTACCGATGTACTTTGCAATAAAATAGGCTACTCAAAGAGAGCCAAGGGTTTTTTAACTTCTGGAGGTACGCTCGCCAATCTGACCGCATTATTAACAGCTCGCAGGGCCATTTTAAAGCAAGATATTTGGAATAATGGCAATCGTTCACCAATAGCCATAATGGTAAGTGAAGAAGCTCATTATTGTGTTGACAGGGCCGCTAAAATTATGGGGCTGGGAGAACAGGGAATTATTAAGATTCCGGCAACGGCCAATTTTCAAATGGATACTTCCGTTTTGGAGGAAAAGCATCAAGAAGTAAGAGCAAAGGGAATCGAGGTGTTTGCTATTGTTGGTAGCGCTCCGTGCACGGCAACAGGTATGTTCGATGATTTGGATGAAATAGCTGCCTTTGCCAAAAAATACAAAATATGGTTTCATGTGGATGGGGCCCACGGAGGAGCGGGGGTTTTCTCAAAGAAATACAAGCATACCTTAAAAGGTATAGAAAAGTCCGATTCCGTCGTAATCGATGGGCATAAAATGATGATGATGCCAACCATTACCACTGCCCTACTCTATAAAAATGGTAAGTATACGAACGCGACCTTTAGTCAAAAAGCGGACTACTTGTTGACGGAATCGGAACATGAAGATTGGTACAACTCGGGTAAAAAAACCTTTGAGTGTACCAAGACCATGATGAGTATTCATTGGTATACGCTCCTAAAAATGTACGGAGAGTCTGTTTTTGAAGCCTATGTGACAAATTTGTACGATATGGGAACCCATTTTGCTTCCATTATTGAAAAGGAACCAAACTTTGAACTTGCGGTAAAACCAATGTCCAACATTGTTTGCTTTAGGTTTATCAATTCAGCATTAGACCTTAATGAACACAATAGGTTAAATGCCTCAATCCGACAAAAGCTCCTGGAAGATGGAGAGTTTTATATTGTTCAAACTAAACTGAGGGGTATACATTTTTTAAGAGTCACGGTTATGAATCCCTTTACCACCGAAAAACACTTTAATAGGCTTCTGGATAAAATAAAAGATTTTGCGAAAAACGCTTGA
- a CDS encoding glycoside hydrolase family 15 protein — protein sequence MDNLDYGIIGNCRSAALVSKNGGIDWCCLPEFDSSSVFAKLLDDKIGGSFEILVDDSYTITQRYKKHTAVLITHFSDGENIFEIRDFMPRYRKEGGGYNAPPELIRYFKHIKGKPIFKIVYNPKLEYAKGKTETYVKKNFIVSLTHGEKFDTCFLYTSFNKNAVLDGREITLNKDGYFLLGYNEKLFQPTVRKIYTELERTKVYWLNWSSKTPNYKKYNAQISRSAITLKLLSYDKTGAVLAAATTSLPETIGEVRNWDYRFCWIRDASMAIKVIGDLGHRNVAKRYLQFIVDLIPDKDEKLQIMYGINKEKKLTELTLDHLEGYKGSSPVRIGNAAYKQKQNDIYGILMDVIYEQLSKYTNDIENGEELWGITKGIVWIVSNHWKEADKGIWEFRSEDRHFTFSKVLCWVAIDRAIKVARLFKKGRKIEKWTALEQEIKKDIHDHAWNPAVNAFTQSYGSLDMDASVLLMESYGFIHAKDPKYVSTVKAIEKELSNDGLLYRYKNEDDFGLPSSSFTICTFWFINSLFKIGEEEKAMAHFDKLLSYSNHLGLFSEDIDFKTKRLLGNFPQAYSHLALIECAINFSKKESEAQVLESIRS from the coding sequence ATGGATAATTTAGACTACGGAATTATAGGGAATTGTAGAAGTGCCGCGTTGGTATCAAAAAATGGGGGTATAGATTGGTGTTGTTTGCCCGAATTTGATTCCTCCTCGGTTTTTGCAAAATTGTTGGATGATAAGATAGGAGGTAGCTTTGAGATTTTAGTCGATGATTCCTATACGATAACACAGCGATATAAAAAGCATACGGCCGTTTTGATTACGCATTTCTCGGACGGTGAAAATATATTCGAAATCCGTGATTTCATGCCCCGATACCGTAAGGAAGGCGGTGGTTATAATGCACCTCCAGAATTAATCCGATATTTTAAACATATAAAAGGAAAGCCAATTTTTAAAATAGTTTACAATCCAAAATTGGAATATGCCAAGGGAAAAACAGAGACTTATGTAAAGAAAAACTTTATAGTAAGCCTGACTCATGGCGAAAAGTTCGACACTTGTTTTTTATACACTTCTTTTAATAAGAATGCCGTATTGGATGGTAGGGAAATTACTCTAAACAAGGACGGTTACTTTCTATTGGGATATAACGAAAAATTATTCCAACCCACTGTGCGTAAAATATATACAGAACTGGAGCGGACCAAAGTGTATTGGCTTAATTGGAGCAGTAAAACCCCTAATTATAAGAAATACAACGCACAAATAAGCCGTAGCGCCATTACATTGAAATTGTTAAGTTATGATAAAACCGGTGCGGTACTCGCCGCTGCTACCACTTCATTGCCGGAAACTATCGGAGAGGTCAGGAATTGGGATTATCGTTTTTGCTGGATTCGTGACGCTTCTATGGCCATTAAGGTGATTGGTGATCTTGGACATAGGAATGTAGCCAAACGATATTTACAATTTATAGTTGACCTGATTCCCGATAAGGATGAGAAATTACAGATAATGTACGGCATCAACAAGGAGAAGAAGCTGACCGAACTAACATTGGACCATTTGGAGGGATATAAAGGCTCTAGTCCTGTTCGTATTGGGAACGCGGCCTATAAGCAGAAGCAGAACGACATTTATGGTATTCTGATGGATGTTATTTATGAGCAACTCTCCAAATATACCAATGATATTGAAAATGGCGAAGAGCTTTGGGGCATTACCAAAGGTATTGTATGGATAGTCTCCAACCACTGGAAGGAAGCCGACAAGGGTATATGGGAGTTCAGGTCTGAAGACCGCCATTTTACCTTTTCAAAAGTACTATGCTGGGTAGCGATTGATCGTGCCATAAAAGTAGCCAGACTCTTTAAAAAAGGACGTAAAATAGAGAAGTGGACGGCTTTGGAACAAGAAATTAAAAAAGATATTCATGACCATGCTTGGAATCCTGCAGTGAACGCATTTACACAATCCTATGGTTCTCTGGACATGGACGCCTCTGTTTTATTGATGGAATCCTATGGATTTATTCATGCGAAGGACCCAAAATACGTGAGTACGGTTAAAGCCATTGAGAAAGAACTAAGTAACGACGGTTTATTGTACCGCTACAAGAATGAAGATGATTTTGGACTGCCTTCATCATCCTTTACAATTTGTACCTTTTGGTTCATCAATAGCTTGTTTAAAATAGGCGAGGAGGAGAAAGCTATGGCCCATTTTGACAAACTTCTATCTTATAGTAATCATTTAGGTTTGTTTAGTGAAGATATTGATTTTAAGACCAAAAGACTTTTGGGGAACTTCCCGCAAGCTTACTCCCACTTGGCGTTGATTGAATGTGCCATCAATTTTTCTAAAAAGGAGAGTGAAGCACAGGTATTGGAGTCCATTAGGTCCTAA
- a CDS encoding bifunctional alpha,alpha-trehalose-phosphate synthase (UDP-forming)/trehalose-phosphatase, with translation MAKTIIISNRLPVQLQISNGDITAIPSVGGLATGMKSVHSGGDSLWIGWSGLTDEEIPEELAPKIDKALAEHGSSKVNLTEKEVDGFYYGFSNRTVWPLFHYFLEYSEFELNSWEIYKAVNQKFADAILEKAGDSDTIWVHDYQLMLVPQMVREKRPNISIGFFLHIPFPSFEIFRTLPWRREVLLGLLGADLIGFHTYDYERHFLSSVRRLLGLDVSFNDIYLDDRVIKVDSFPMGIDYKKFSEAAKEHSQRSEKQKSELQKRLDTHKKSAPDAKFFLSIDRLDYSKGIAKRLNAFEYFLNKYPQYKEKVRLIILAVPSRSNVPQYKLLKKEIDELVGRINGELSTVSWTPIWYFYRSMPFDNLIDLYTTCDIAWLTPIRDGMNLVAKEYIATRTDKTGVLILSEMAGSANEMNESLLINPNNFEQIADTLDKAINMPKKEQQERNSILQKRLARYNVEKWANDFMTSLLNQKEKDLTYISRRLSVDLMNIIMKNYTKAKKRLVFLDYDGTLAGFHNDPQKASPDKELYRLLDEISSQENTDMYLISGRDKETFTKWFLPKKYNMIVEHGVWISQGGEEFRMLENVKKDWMEKILPVLESFVDRTPGSFIEEKNYSLAWHYRNTDPDFGQKRAVELNTVLTSLIANDDLSVLNGNKVMEIKSSNVNKGRASMRVYSEADYDFVFAIGDDWTDEFMFQELPEDSVTVKVGRQKTQARYFVDNTKNVRDILGRFADKR, from the coding sequence ATGGCTAAAACTATCATAATCTCAAATAGACTCCCCGTACAATTACAAATTAGCAATGGAGACATCACTGCTATCCCAAGCGTTGGAGGGTTGGCAACGGGTATGAAATCCGTTCATTCTGGCGGAGATAGCCTTTGGATCGGGTGGAGTGGGCTTACGGATGAAGAAATTCCAGAAGAATTGGCACCAAAAATAGACAAGGCCTTGGCCGAACATGGTTCGTCTAAAGTCAATTTGACCGAGAAGGAGGTCGATGGCTTTTATTACGGATTTAGTAATAGAACCGTTTGGCCCCTATTTCATTACTTTTTGGAATACTCGGAGTTTGAATTGAACAGCTGGGAAATTTACAAGGCCGTTAACCAAAAATTCGCAGATGCCATTTTAGAAAAAGCAGGAGATAGCGATACTATTTGGGTGCATGATTATCAATTGATGCTGGTTCCACAAATGGTACGGGAAAAACGACCTAATATCTCCATAGGTTTCTTCTTACATATTCCCTTTCCTTCGTTTGAAATATTCCGAACACTCCCTTGGCGCCGCGAAGTACTTTTAGGACTCTTAGGGGCTGACCTCATTGGTTTTCATACCTATGATTACGAAAGACACTTCCTAAGTTCCGTAAGACGTTTGTTGGGGCTAGATGTTAGTTTTAACGACATTTACCTGGACGATAGGGTAATTAAGGTGGATTCTTTCCCAATGGGGATTGATTATAAAAAGTTCAGTGAAGCAGCAAAGGAACATTCACAACGTAGCGAAAAACAAAAATCGGAGCTTCAGAAAAGATTGGACACGCATAAGAAATCGGCTCCAGACGCTAAATTCTTTTTGTCCATTGACCGGCTGGACTATTCCAAGGGAATCGCCAAACGTCTGAACGCATTTGAATATTTCTTGAATAAATACCCACAATACAAGGAAAAGGTGCGTCTTATCATACTTGCCGTTCCTTCACGATCCAATGTACCCCAATATAAACTTTTAAAGAAAGAAATAGACGAGTTGGTGGGGCGTATCAACGGTGAGCTCTCAACGGTAAGTTGGACGCCGATATGGTATTTCTATCGATCGATGCCTTTTGACAACCTTATTGATTTATACACCACTTGTGATATTGCTTGGCTGACCCCCATTAGGGACGGGATGAACCTCGTAGCCAAAGAATACATCGCTACGCGAACGGATAAGACAGGTGTCCTAATTTTAAGTGAAATGGCAGGTTCCGCGAACGAAATGAACGAATCACTCCTCATAAACCCGAACAATTTTGAACAGATTGCGGATACGTTGGATAAGGCCATCAACATGCCCAAAAAAGAACAGCAAGAACGCAACAGTATTTTACAAAAACGTCTAGCTCGCTATAATGTAGAAAAATGGGCTAATGACTTTATGACCTCTCTGCTCAACCAAAAAGAGAAAGATCTAACTTATATTTCGAGAAGATTATCCGTTGACTTGATGAACATCATAATGAAGAATTATACTAAGGCGAAAAAAAGACTGGTATTTCTTGACTATGATGGTACTTTAGCCGGATTTCATAACGACCCACAAAAGGCGAGTCCGGACAAGGAACTGTATCGACTATTGGATGAGATTTCCTCACAAGAGAACACAGACATGTATTTGATCAGTGGTAGGGATAAAGAAACATTTACCAAATGGTTTTTACCCAAAAAGTATAATATGATTGTGGAGCACGGGGTTTGGATTTCACAGGGCGGCGAGGAATTTAGAATGTTAGAAAATGTAAAAAAGGACTGGATGGAAAAGATACTTCCCGTACTGGAATCATTCGTGGACCGCACACCAGGAAGTTTTATAGAAGAGAAGAACTACTCCCTGGCTTGGCATTATCGAAATACCGACCCGGACTTTGGTCAAAAACGTGCCGTTGAGCTTAATACCGTACTTACCAGTCTTATTGCCAATGATGATTTGAGTGTGTTGAACGGTAACAAGGTAATGGAAATAAAGAGCAGTAACGTAAATAAGGGAAGGGCTTCCATGCGGGTGTATTCCGAAGCGGATTACGATTTTGTCTTTGCCATTGGGGATGACTGGACCGATGAATTCATGTTCCAAGAACTACCGGAAGATTCTGTTACCGTAAAAGTAGGCCGGCAAAAAACCCAAGCGCGGTATTTTGTGGACAATACCAAGAACGTTCGTGATATTTTGGGTCGTTTTGCCGATAAGCGCTAA
- a CDS encoding nuclear transport factor 2 family protein, whose product MKPLHYIFLSSILFTINVASQQATEVYLASLSMVNDSLNLGEISNISNNEGYDNQPSFYDNEHILFSSTRNGQTDIALYTIADGSTSWITDTPDGSEYSPLKIPGKEAVSAIRLDKDGLQRLYEYDVKTGKSKELLKDLKVGYHVWYSPDIIVSTVLVENRMDLVVSNLKDNSNYTVQKNVGRSLHRIPNTDLISYISKENIDTEIWTIKALNPVSGSVNLILNVLEKIEDITWLSNETLLISDYKRIAKYRPKSDTKISTFYRFSLAEISEISRLAVSPDGKHLAFVAQEAPNKIVQKQVEAYNAGDLDAFVNCYDQNVVVTRFPVDTLYVGHEKMRNNYSSLSPDNKVYDVEVVKRIVIGNKVIDQEKVSSNGKFQQMQVALYEVGNAIESMSFIFDKETESSPEGIVQEQLDAYNARDIDGFLATYSDAVKLYSFPHKLQTDGQEAMRKGYADFFESAPDLHCEIKNRMVIGNTVIDEEYVTANGNTFNAVAIYEVEDGKIARVTFVR is encoded by the coding sequence ATGAAACCACTCCATTACATCTTTTTATCAAGTATCCTGTTTACGATAAATGTAGCATCCCAGCAAGCCACAGAGGTTTATCTGGCAAGCTTGTCCATGGTAAACGACTCATTGAACCTTGGGGAAATATCCAATATCTCCAATAACGAAGGTTATGACAATCAGCCTTCATTCTATGACAATGAACACATCTTGTTTTCTTCAACAAGGAACGGTCAGACGGATATCGCCCTGTACACCATAGCAGATGGTTCCACTTCATGGATAACGGATACCCCCGATGGAAGTGAATACTCTCCCTTAAAAATTCCGGGTAAGGAGGCGGTTTCCGCTATTCGGCTGGACAAGGATGGCTTACAACGGTTGTATGAATATGATGTAAAAACAGGAAAATCAAAAGAGCTTTTAAAGGACTTGAAAGTGGGTTATCACGTTTGGTATTCCCCTGACATAATCGTGAGCACGGTACTCGTAGAGAATCGTATGGATTTGGTCGTATCCAATCTTAAGGACAATAGCAACTATACCGTTCAAAAAAATGTGGGGCGATCGCTTCATAGGATTCCCAATACGGATTTGATAAGCTATATTTCTAAAGAAAATATTGATACCGAAATTTGGACTATTAAAGCCTTGAATCCTGTCTCGGGTTCTGTAAATCTTATTCTAAATGTTTTAGAAAAAATAGAGGACATTACTTGGCTGTCAAACGAAACACTTTTAATCTCGGACTATAAAAGAATAGCAAAATATCGACCTAAATCCGATACGAAAATTTCAACCTTTTATAGATTTTCTCTAGCTGAGATAAGTGAAATTTCACGGCTAGCGGTAAGCCCTGATGGCAAACATTTGGCTTTTGTCGCTCAAGAGGCACCAAATAAGATTGTACAAAAACAAGTAGAAGCCTACAACGCCGGCGACTTGGACGCTTTTGTCAACTGTTACGATCAAAATGTGGTCGTTACCAGATTCCCTGTTGATACGCTTTATGTGGGCCACGAAAAGATGCGTAATAACTATAGTAGTCTCTCTCCGGATAACAAGGTATATGATGTTGAAGTGGTAAAACGAATCGTTATTGGGAATAAGGTAATTGACCAAGAAAAGGTTTCTAGCAATGGTAAATTCCAACAAATGCAGGTGGCACTGTACGAGGTAGGCAACGCTATTGAAAGTATGAGTTTTATATTTGACAAAGAGACCGAGTCAAGCCCGGAAGGTATTGTGCAAGAGCAATTGGATGCGTATAATGCACGTGATATCGATGGCTTTTTGGCCACCTACTCTGATGCCGTTAAACTTTACAGCTTTCCCCATAAATTGCAAACAGATGGGCAGGAGGCGATGCGAAAGGGCTATGCCGATTTCTTTGAATCTGCTCCCGACCTACATTGTGAGATAAAGAACAGAATGGTCATTGGCAACACCGTTATAGATGAGGAATACGTAACGGCCAACGGAAACACCTTCAACGCCGTTGCCATATACGAGGTGGAAGATGGAAAAATAGCCAGGGTCACTTTTGTACGGTAA
- a CDS encoding MFS transporter: MKPKPYILPIIIIAQFACTSPWFAGNSILGELIIKTGLGPEIVGYVTSSVQFGFITGTLVFALLMLADRFSPSKVFMICAFLTALCNLYLISETISTWSLLSARFGTGFFLAGIYPVGMKIAADYYEKSLGKALGFLVGALVLGTALPFLINGSNFNHSPNSVIYTTSGLTIFGGILLYTLVPNGPFRKKSTHLKLSAGPRLFQITNFRKAAFGYFGHMWELYAFWAFTPFALTFFNSISGKDISVPLWTGIVITLGAISCAIGGMLSQRYGSKRVAFTALSISGLCCLLSPVLFLSSSPLFLGVWCLWGMAVTADSPQFSNLVASALPSELKGTGLTLVNCIGFAVTIVSIQLLSSLTLAIGPKYLFLLLALGPVFGLSHLKDHKTD, from the coding sequence TTGAAACCAAAACCATACATTTTACCAATTATCATTATTGCCCAATTTGCCTGTACCTCCCCTTGGTTTGCAGGTAATTCGATTTTGGGTGAACTGATCATCAAAACCGGATTGGGCCCTGAAATCGTTGGTTATGTTACCTCTTCCGTGCAATTTGGATTTATTACGGGCACACTTGTCTTTGCACTATTGATGTTGGCAGACCGCTTCTCCCCTTCCAAGGTATTTATGATCTGTGCTTTTTTGACGGCATTGTGCAACCTATATCTTATCTCGGAAACCATTTCTACATGGAGTTTGTTGTCCGCACGATTCGGTACTGGTTTTTTCTTAGCTGGAATTTATCCCGTGGGAATGAAAATTGCGGCGGACTATTACGAAAAAAGTCTGGGAAAGGCTTTAGGGTTTTTGGTCGGTGCATTGGTTCTGGGTACCGCATTACCTTTCCTCATCAATGGTTCAAATTTTAACCATTCTCCGAACAGCGTCATTTACACAACCTCCGGGTTAACAATTTTTGGGGGAATCCTTCTGTATACCTTGGTGCCTAACGGACCCTTTCGCAAGAAAAGCACGCATCTTAAGCTATCGGCCGGACCTCGCCTGTTTCAAATTACTAATTTCAGAAAAGCGGCCTTTGGCTATTTTGGACACATGTGGGAACTCTATGCCTTTTGGGCCTTTACCCCTTTTGCTCTAACTTTTTTCAATTCAATATCCGGGAAAGACATCTCGGTGCCATTATGGACCGGTATTGTCATCACCCTTGGCGCTATTTCCTGTGCAATAGGCGGAATGCTTTCGCAACGTTATGGCAGTAAAAGGGTCGCTTTTACGGCTTTATCTATTTCAGGCCTTTGTTGTTTACTATCGCCAGTACTTTTTCTGTCGTCATCACCCTTATTTTTGGGCGTATGGTGTTTATGGGGCATGGCCGTCACCGCGGATTCACCTCAATTTTCCAATTTGGTCGCCTCGGCATTGCCTAGCGAGCTTAAAGGAACGGGGCTGACTTTGGTGAACTGTATCGGCTTTGCGGTTACCATTGTAAGCATACAGTTGTTGTCTTCGTTAACTTTGGCAATTGGACCAAAGTACCTTTTTTTACTATTGGCGCTGGGTCCAGTTTTCGGCTTATCGCATTTAAAGGATCATAAAACCGATTAA
- a CDS encoding M28 family peptidase: protein MRILLFFGLLTVSFISSAQTDQRIYDIIDAVSAERTENDITKLANFGTRHTLSDTVSQTRGIGAARRWIKSEFEKTSEACSGCLNVFYQKDLVKKGANQRIVKDVEIVNVLAVQRGTKYPNRYIIMSGDIDSRVSDPTNFTDDSPGANDNASGMAGTIEAARVLSKYKFENSIIYMGLSGEEQGLFGGGGVAAYAKEQGWEIIGIFNNDMIGNITGVDGITSSTDFRIFSEPVPPTETEEQRRARRFYGGEVDGISRQLARYVHKNTKKYMPEMNPMMIYRLDRFGRGGHHRPFNDAGFAGIRIMEAHENYTQQHQDIRVEDGIAYGDVLEHVNFDYAAKLTAVNAINLASLAWAPPAPETVKIGGIVEPSAKFQWSKVDGAKGYKIYWRDTTSPTWDSSRYVGDVTEFTLDGIVIDNYFFGVSSVGENGFESPVVFPNGVFR, encoded by the coding sequence ATGAGAATATTGCTGTTTTTTGGTCTATTGACCGTTTCCTTTATTTCATCTGCTCAAACCGACCAACGTATTTATGATATTATCGATGCCGTTTCCGCAGAGCGTACTGAAAATGATATTACAAAATTGGCCAATTTCGGTACCCGACATACCCTTAGTGATACGGTTTCGCAAACCAGGGGCATCGGCGCAGCGAGACGCTGGATAAAAAGCGAGTTCGAGAAAACATCCGAGGCTTGCAGCGGTTGCCTTAATGTCTTCTATCAAAAGGACTTGGTGAAAAAGGGTGCCAACCAACGGATCGTAAAAGATGTGGAAATAGTTAATGTTTTGGCCGTCCAACGTGGAACAAAATACCCGAACCGATATATCATCATGAGCGGTGATATCGATTCCCGCGTGAGCGATCCGACAAATTTCACGGACGATTCCCCCGGTGCCAACGATAATGCCAGTGGTATGGCAGGAACCATAGAAGCAGCTCGTGTACTTTCCAAATACAAGTTTGAAAACAGTATAATCTACATGGGACTTTCCGGTGAAGAACAAGGTCTTTTTGGAGGTGGCGGGGTGGCCGCTTATGCCAAGGAACAGGGTTGGGAAATCATCGGGATATTCAATAACGATATGATTGGAAATATTACAGGAGTTGATGGAATAACCAGTAGCACGGACTTTCGCATTTTCTCCGAGCCGGTGCCTCCTACCGAAACCGAAGAGCAACGTAGGGCACGCCGTTTTTACGGTGGTGAGGTAGATGGTATTTCCAGACAGTTGGCGCGCTATGTTCATAAAAACACCAAAAAATACATGCCAGAGATGAACCCAATGATGATTTACCGCTTAGATCGTTTTGGTCGCGGTGGACATCACAGACCCTTTAACGATGCCGGTTTCGCAGGCATTCGAATTATGGAGGCGCATGAAAACTATACCCAACAACATCAAGATATACGGGTAGAGGACGGAATCGCCTATGGGGATGTCCTGGAACATGTGAATTTCGACTATGCGGCGAAGCTCACCGCCGTAAATGCCATCAATCTGGCTTCCTTGGCTTGGGCACCTCCGGCTCCGGAAACGGTTAAAATTGGCGGAATCGTGGAACCATCCGCCAAGTTCCAATGGAGCAAGGTAGACGGCGCCAAAGGATATAAAATCTATTGGCGGGATACGACTTCACCCACTTGGGACAGTAGTCGCTACGTGGGCGATGTTACCGAATTCACTTTAGATGGTATAGTTATTGACAATTACTTCTTTGGAGTGTCCTCCGTAGGGGAAAATGGGTTTGAAAGCCCGGTAGTATTTCCCAATGGGGTTTTCAGGTAA